A genomic region of Colletotrichum destructivum chromosome 1, complete sequence contains the following coding sequences:
- a CDS encoding Putative het-s prion-forming domain, prion-inhibition and propagation, HeLo has translation MAEVFGVVTGALSVAALFNNCVDCFEYIQLGRRFGRDYQRCQLKLDVARTRLSRWGEAVDVSKDATFSTNTPVEQPVQLAQSILEEIMDLFQAANKTSRRYEKTAKPEELDLYTEKDLTLVFGRLHDRLKGVAHRRQNDIGLAKKTAWALYDGREFERTIDRITGFVDDLEKLFPVEATCRRLAGIEIEDVEDEPTLAVLKEAAQDTDKALFDATAQKVQTISSRNFAKEVRGAGNADVQVGNQYSEEMFRGVAIAERTSNSAEVVDAKDTSKVQIGGRFGVRF, from the coding sequence ATGGCTGAAGTTTTCGGTGTTGTCACTGGTGCCTTGAGCGTTGCTGCTCTTTTCAACAACTGCGTGGATTGTTTCGAATACATccagctgggccgccgtTTCGGGCGTGACTACCAGAGATGCCAACTCAAGCTGGACGTGGCCCGGACGCGCCTCAGCAGATGGGGCGAAGCGGTCGATGTCAGCAAGGATGCCACTTTTAGCACGAATACGCCCGTCGAGCAGCCAGTCCAGCTCGCACAGTCGATCCTAGAAGAGATCATGGACCTCTTCCAGGCAGCAAACAAAACGTCCCGTCGATACGAGAAGACCGCAAAGCCAGAGGAGCTGGACCTCTATACGGAGAAGGACCTGACGCTGGTCTTCGGCAGGCTCCACGATCGGCTAAAGGGTGTTGCGCATCGGAGGCAGAACGACATAGGcctggccaagaagacggcTTGGGCGCTGTATGACGGACGAGAATTCGAAAGGACCATCGACCGAATTACAGGCTTTGTCGATGATTTGGAGAAGCTGTTTCCTGTGGAAGCCACCTGCCGCCGGCTGGCAGGGATCGAAATtgaagatgtcgaggacgagccaACTTTGGCAGTGTTGAAGGAAGCGGCTCAGGATACCGACAAGGCATTGTTCGATGCTACTGCGCAGAAGGTACAGACGATCTCCAGTCGAAATTTCGCCAAGGAAGTCAGGGGAGCCGGCAATGCGGACGTCCAGGTTGGTAACCAATACAGCGAGGAGATGTTTCGTGGTGTTGCCATTGCGGAGCGGACCTCAAATTCAGCAGAAGTAGTGGACGCGAAAGACACATCCAAAGTACAGATTGGAGGTCGGTTCGGTGTGCGGTTCTAG